Genomic window (Pieris rapae chromosome 12, ilPieRapa1.1, whole genome shotgun sequence):
AGCTTCAAGATCAAAGGACAGAGATTTTCTAGAATACTCACAGCAttcttcatattttatacagacGCCTTCATCATTTCGGAGATAGTCGCCGCTGCAGACACAACCAGGATCCACGCATCCAGCTGCTATGGACGGGCAGGGTCCTCTATTTCTGAACTCTTTGCATGTCTTAAAGCACGTCGCCAACTTGCAGTCTACAAATACCTCGTTTTCTGGACAATCTGTAAATTTTAGAGTAAGAGCATGTATATTGTACGCTATCATTAGATCAATTATAGgtttcaaaaaattattgtcgCAAAATTGTGATGGCACGGTACAAAACTGCTATCGTTATTGctataaaaactatagaaCGTAGACCTATAGATAGCCCTGACCGCATATCACGCATATTAcaacaattttgtaattttataattttctaaccaaATATCATCTCTAATTTATATCACCGTATTCATTGAAAACTAATAGCACCGCTtacaagttaaataaattagtcaCTTGTATCTTTTATTACAGTGTACACTTTGATTGTGACCAAAGAGTACTTTAGTAAAAACAATATcgactgatttagttttaatgaataaGATGGCACTACCTTCTGTCAGAGATAATATATTCGTTCCTCAGCCAAGCAGAAAAATAGAGATTATTAAATTCTCTCTATTAACTTCTCacgtacaaataaaaaatatagtctcaataattaaatgttattaaatcaGATGCCTTTAATGAGAATGCTATGAATCGAATGCTTAAGAGAGCGTCTGCgtctggctatactctcggggtGTAACTCCGACTATTCACAAAAACGCCGCGCTTAACAAAGAAAACCTGAGCGAAATACAGCCTTGGCTTGTACAcatagattaataaaacaaaggtCTCCTATTAAACGTTAAAAACAAACAGTACACAAACGAATTAAATTCTGTGGCAGTTGTTATAGAGAcgttcaaatataaataaaactctttgtGTGAGGCTGGATCAACTTCCTTCAGTCGTTTAAAATATGTgcttataactaatataaaattagtaatataaaattggtaATGGGATTGCGACGCTAACAAAAATCTAACATgttcttaaatctaaataacacTTGAATACCGGTATAGTCGACCTTTTTGGGCATTATCAGAAGCaagaatattacaatttatgagtgtTGGAAAAACTAAAGTATTCATTTTGGCAAGTTTGCGATAATTGCTAACATTTggtttatttactaaaatatatatttcaactttACTAATGTTAAGATTCATAATTCACGGTTagctataaatgttttaatgctCTTTTACATGTAGACAAAGCTACATACATctcaaatttgttttgaagCTACACTTGGATATATGGTTAAAAATACCTTTCGCTGTATCACCCGATGCAAGCGCAGAAGCAACTAagcacaaaaacaaaagagccATTACGTTCGCCATTTTTATGTGTATGAATAACACTCATCTTATCCTCGTCGCACTTTATATAGTGGCGAAaacaactatattttatattatagatgaGCAAGGTCAAAGTATCAGAATTATTATCACTGCGGTGATACTAATAAACATTGTAAGCTGAATtgatttggttttattatattttggcCTGATAGATcttgatgatatttttttaattcggtaagattttttttaattctgcgAGCTACTCAAATAGATAGAACTCAAACATTCAAAACTTGTAGTGAATCGTGGAGCCGATTCCAactaatttaaagaaatgtgcacgtatttacattaattatacagattaaaaaaagttgaaaatcaaaaataaaaataataaaataatagatgtgatatataaatatatttgaggaATTTGTCATTAAGTAAGTGGGGAAAGAACCTACATTACCATTAAGTTAAGCAAGGTAAtcttaaaaactgtttttcatataataacataattgcTAACGGAAAATCTGAACAGCGTAGGTATAGTTATAAAAGGATAAATCTGAAAAATATCGCCAGTATCAACAAGCCTTCATCATGTTGTTACAAGcgtgtgttttaattttctgtatTGTGAGCATCAATGCCATGACCGCGGATAACGAAGACGCTTTTGGTATTTTTCCACTCGAGTCTGagcaataactttatttagtaatgattaaagaataataaatgcaGAGAACAAACACATTACGATGCCAATTATAATAcgacatatttaataatgtcaaTTTAATCTTACATAATTGCATGCACTTAAAAAGAAGTGCTCGGCTAAGTTTATATCGTTAGCCGAACACttctttttaagttaatatcgTTTAAAGACATT
Coding sequences:
- the LOC111002688 gene encoding venom peptide CtAPI, with product MANVMALLFLCLVASALASGDTAKDCPENEVFVDCKLATCFKTCKEFRNRGPCPSIAAGCVDPGCVCSGDYLRNDEGVCIKYEEC